A DNA window from Gallaecimonas pentaromativorans contains the following coding sequences:
- a CDS encoding efflux RND transporter permease subunit, with the protein MNLSRFFIDRPIFAGVLSVLIFLAGAVSLPLLPISEYPEVVPPTVVVKASYPGANPKVIAETVATPLEESINGVEGMLYMNSQATTDGAMTLNVVFALGTDPDKAQQLVQNRVAQAEAKLPQEVQRLGVTTTKASPDLTMVVHLVSPNDRYGMDYLRNYALLHIRDRLARVKGVGDVAIFGGGEYAMRVWLDPQKVAERGLSASDVVSAIQGQNVQAAAGIIGGSPSLPGTELQLSVNAKGRLKDPEEFGNIIIRTSQDGAVTRLKDVARIEMGAADYSLRSLLNNKPAVGIGIHQAPGANALEISTQVRAIMQEIGKKMPEGVQYRIAYDPTQFVRASIESVIHTLLEAIALVVLVVVVFLQTWRASLIPLLAVPISIVGTFAVLNLLGFSINALSLFGLVLAIGIVVDDAIVVVENVERNIEAGLSAREATYRAMREVSGPIIAIALVLVAVFVPLAFFSGLTGQFYKQFAVTIAISTVISAFNSLTLSPALSALLLRGHDAPKDWLTRFMERYLGWFFTGFNKLFHRGSDTYQGGVRRVLNHKGAMLVMYLALGAVTGGLLKSVPSGYVPAQDKQYLVGFAQLPDGATLDRTESVIRRMGELAMNNPNVADTLAFPGLSISGFTNSPNSGIVFVVLKPFAERKRADQSGAAVAGQLNQAFGGIQDAFIAMFPPPPVQGLGTTGGFKLQLEDRGDLGYDAMNKAVADFTAKAAKAPELTGIYSNWKLNVPQLYADIDRTKARQLGVPLADIFDTLSIYLGSAYVNDFNAFGRTYTVRVQADAPYRTKPENIGGLKVRSQNGDMVPLAALMKVEPSYGPERVMRYNGFLSADVNGGPAPGYSSGQAQDAIARIAQETLPPGISYEWTELTYQQILAGNSAVWLFPLTILLVFLVLAAQYESLMLPLAIVLIVPMSVLAAMVGVWLTGGDNNIFTQIGLMVLVGLSAKNAILIVEFARELEFTGKTPVQAAIEACKLRLRPILMTSIAFIMGVLPLVLSSGAGAEMRQAMGIAVFSGMIGVTLFGLMLTPVFYVGLRRLSGNRPLKQHGQTPHFEGFAEEQPARQS; encoded by the coding sequence ATGAATTTATCCCGTTTCTTTATCGACAGGCCCATCTTTGCCGGGGTGTTGTCGGTATTGATCTTCCTGGCTGGGGCGGTGTCCCTGCCGCTGCTGCCCATTTCCGAATACCCGGAAGTGGTGCCGCCCACCGTGGTGGTGAAAGCCTCTTACCCCGGCGCCAACCCCAAGGTGATTGCCGAAACCGTGGCCACGCCGTTGGAGGAATCCATCAACGGCGTGGAAGGCATGCTCTATATGAACAGCCAGGCCACCACCGACGGCGCCATGACCCTGAATGTGGTGTTTGCCCTGGGCACAGACCCTGACAAGGCCCAGCAACTGGTGCAAAACCGGGTGGCTCAGGCCGAGGCCAAGCTGCCCCAGGAAGTGCAGCGCCTGGGGGTAACCACCACCAAGGCCTCGCCCGATCTGACCATGGTGGTGCACCTGGTGTCGCCCAACGACCGCTACGGCATGGACTACCTGCGTAACTACGCCCTGCTGCATATCCGTGACCGCCTGGCGCGGGTTAAAGGGGTAGGGGACGTAGCCATCTTCGGTGGCGGCGAGTACGCCATGCGGGTTTGGCTGGACCCGCAAAAAGTGGCCGAGCGAGGTCTTTCTGCCAGCGACGTTGTTTCCGCTATTCAAGGCCAGAACGTGCAGGCGGCGGCCGGTATCATCGGCGGCTCACCCAGCCTGCCCGGCACCGAGCTGCAACTGTCGGTTAACGCCAAGGGGCGCCTTAAAGACCCGGAAGAGTTCGGCAACATCATCATCCGTACCTCCCAAGATGGCGCCGTCACCCGCTTAAAAGACGTGGCCCGCATCGAGATGGGAGCGGCGGATTATTCGCTGCGGTCGCTGCTGAACAACAAGCCGGCGGTGGGTATCGGTATCCACCAGGCGCCGGGCGCCAACGCCCTGGAGATCTCCACCCAGGTACGGGCGATCATGCAGGAGATCGGCAAAAAGATGCCCGAGGGCGTCCAGTACCGTATCGCCTATGACCCCACCCAGTTTGTGCGCGCCTCTATTGAGTCGGTGATCCACACCCTGTTGGAAGCCATTGCCCTGGTGGTGTTGGTGGTGGTGGTATTCCTGCAAACTTGGCGGGCCTCGCTTATTCCGCTGCTGGCGGTACCCATTTCCATTGTCGGTACCTTTGCGGTGCTGAATCTGCTGGGCTTTTCCATCAATGCGCTGAGCCTGTTCGGGCTGGTGCTGGCCATCGGTATCGTGGTGGACGACGCCATCGTGGTGGTGGAAAACGTCGAGCGTAATATCGAGGCAGGTCTTAGCGCCCGTGAGGCCACTTACCGCGCCATGCGCGAGGTGTCCGGCCCCATTATCGCCATTGCCCTGGTGCTGGTGGCAGTGTTCGTGCCGCTGGCGTTTTTCAGCGGCCTGACCGGCCAGTTCTACAAGCAGTTTGCGGTAACCATCGCCATCTCTACGGTGATCTCTGCCTTTAACTCCTTGACCCTGTCACCGGCGCTTTCGGCCCTGCTGCTGCGTGGCCACGATGCCCCCAAAGACTGGCTGACCCGCTTTATGGAGCGCTACCTGGGCTGGTTCTTTACCGGCTTTAACAAGCTCTTTCATCGCGGCAGCGACACCTACCAGGGCGGTGTGCGCCGGGTGCTTAACCATAAAGGCGCCATGCTGGTGATGTATCTGGCCCTTGGCGCCGTCACCGGCGGGCTGCTCAAATCGGTGCCCTCTGGTTACGTGCCGGCCCAAGACAAGCAATATCTGGTGGGCTTTGCCCAACTGCCGGACGGCGCCACTCTGGACCGCACCGAATCGGTTATTCGCCGCATGGGCGAGCTGGCCATGAACAACCCCAACGTGGCCGACACTCTGGCGTTCCCGGGCCTGTCCATCAGCGGTTTTACCAACAGCCCCAACTCCGGCATCGTCTTTGTGGTGCTCAAACCCTTTGCCGAGCGTAAGCGAGCCGACCAGTCCGGCGCGGCAGTGGCGGGGCAGCTCAACCAGGCTTTTGGCGGCATCCAAGACGCCTTTATCGCCATGTTCCCACCGCCACCGGTGCAAGGCCTTGGCACCACGGGTGGCTTTAAGCTGCAATTGGAAGACCGTGGCGACCTGGGTTACGACGCCATGAACAAGGCGGTGGCCGACTTCACCGCCAAGGCGGCCAAGGCCCCTGAGCTCACCGGCATCTACAGCAACTGGAAGCTCAACGTGCCGCAGCTCTACGCCGATATCGACCGCACCAAGGCTCGCCAGTTGGGGGTGCCGCTGGCAGATATCTTTGACACCCTGTCTATCTATTTGGGCAGCGCTTATGTCAACGATTTCAATGCCTTTGGCCGTACCTACACGGTACGGGTGCAGGCCGACGCCCCTTACCGGACCAAGCCTGAGAATATCGGTGGCTTGAAGGTTCGTTCGCAAAACGGTGACATGGTGCCCCTGGCGGCGCTGATGAAGGTCGAGCCCAGCTACGGCCCCGAGCGGGTGATGCGCTACAACGGCTTTTTGAGCGCCGATGTCAACGGCGGCCCGGCGCCAGGGTATTCCTCCGGCCAGGCCCAGGATGCCATTGCCCGCATCGCCCAAGAGACGCTGCCTCCTGGCATCAGCTACGAGTGGACCGAGCTGACCTACCAGCAAATTTTGGCCGGTAACTCGGCGGTGTGGCTGTTCCCGCTGACCATCCTCTTGGTGTTCCTGGTGCTGGCCGCCCAGTACGAAAGCCTGATGCTGCCGCTGGCCATCGTGCTTATCGTGCCGATGAGTGTGCTGGCGGCCATGGTCGGGGTGTGGCTCACCGGCGGCGACAACAACATCTTCACCCAGATTGGCCTGATGGTGCTGGTGGGGCTGTCGGCCAAGAACGCCATCTTGATTGTCGAGTTTGCCAGGGAGCTGGAATTTACCGGCAAGACCCCGGTCCAGGCCGCCATCGAGGCCTGTAAGCTGCGCCTTCGCCCCATCTTGATGACCTCCATCGCCTTTATCATGGGGGTGTTGCCGCTGGTGCTGAGCTCCGGCGCTGGCGCCGAGATGCGCCAAGCCATGGGCATCGCCGTGTTTAGCGGCATGATAGGGGTCACCCTGTTCGGGCTGATGCTCACCCCGGTGTTCTACGTGGGCCTTCGCCGCCTGAGCGGCAACCGGCCCCTTAAACAGCACGGCCAGACGCCGCACTTCGAAGGCTTTGCCGAGGAGCAACCGGCCAGGCAATCATAA
- a CDS encoding efflux RND transporter periplasmic adaptor subunit, giving the protein MSAPKLPVRNTWLLAAALVTASAGLSLMMPWESSQASEPAAAPAAAPAAVSVSVAKVEASHFTNWAEFSGHLDAINRVEVRPRVSGMLLSRHFTEGALVNKGDLLLTLDPAPFAAEVARAKADVAAAKARQAQAHNDYDRAQGLWKTKVIAKNDLDQRQNAALESDAELEAAKAQLQTAELNLSYTQVKAPIAGRIGKLTVTEGNLVAAGPSAQALTSIVSVDPIYASFDADEQTVMRALSGISAADRATSQYGAVAVELGTAATDNTPILGKLQWVDNQIDPGSGTIRLRAQFSNAGATLIPGQFVRLRLGQAQRTDGLLITERALGTDQDKKYVLVVGTDNKVQYREVQLGDAVGDLRLVKSGLKAGESIVVSGLQRVRPGMTVAPQTVPMEPKA; this is encoded by the coding sequence ATGAGCGCGCCCAAACTGCCCGTTCGCAATACCTGGCTGCTTGCCGCCGCCCTGGTGACCGCCAGTGCTGGCTTGTCCCTGATGATGCCTTGGGAGTCTTCCCAGGCCAGCGAGCCTGCCGCCGCGCCTGCCGCCGCGCCTGCCGCGGTGAGCGTGTCGGTGGCCAAGGTTGAGGCCAGCCACTTTACCAATTGGGCCGAGTTTTCAGGCCACCTGGATGCCATCAACCGTGTTGAGGTGCGGCCCAGGGTGTCTGGGATGCTGCTTAGCCGTCATTTCACCGAAGGGGCCCTGGTGAATAAAGGCGATCTGCTGCTGACCCTCGACCCAGCTCCTTTCGCCGCTGAAGTGGCCAGGGCCAAGGCCGATGTGGCCGCTGCCAAGGCGCGCCAAGCCCAGGCCCATAATGACTACGACCGGGCTCAAGGCCTTTGGAAAACCAAGGTGATTGCCAAGAACGACCTGGACCAGCGCCAAAACGCGGCCTTGGAGTCCGATGCCGAGCTGGAAGCGGCCAAGGCCCAGCTGCAAACCGCCGAGCTGAACCTTTCCTACACCCAGGTTAAGGCGCCCATCGCCGGGCGCATCGGCAAGCTGACCGTGACCGAGGGCAACCTGGTGGCCGCCGGCCCCAGCGCCCAGGCCCTGACCAGCATTGTCTCGGTTGACCCCATCTACGCCAGCTTTGACGCCGACGAACAAACGGTGATGCGCGCCTTGAGCGGCATTTCCGCCGCCGACCGTGCCACCAGCCAATATGGCGCCGTGGCGGTAGAGCTGGGCACCGCCGCCACCGACAACACCCCCATCCTGGGCAAATTGCAGTGGGTGGATAACCAGATTGACCCCGGCAGCGGCACCATTCGCCTGCGCGCCCAGTTCAGTAATGCCGGCGCCACTCTTATTCCCGGCCAGTTTGTACGGCTGCGCCTGGGCCAGGCCCAGCGCACCGACGGCTTGCTGATCACCGAGCGGGCCCTGGGCACCGATCAGGACAAAAAATACGTGCTGGTGGTGGGCACCGACAACAAGGTGCAGTACCGCGAGGTGCAACTGGGCGACGCCGTGGGCGACCTGCGCCTGGTGAAAAGCGGCCTCAAAGCCGGTGAAAGCATTGTGGTCAGCGGCCTACAACGGGTGCGCCCAGGCATGACCGTTGCGCCCCAAACCGTTCCCATGGAGCCGAAAGCATGA
- a CDS encoding aldo/keto reductase, which translates to MLQRQLGQFGPQVSALGLGCMGLSGGYGRPVNHGDALRQLQSAVDMGVSFFDTAEAYGPFTNEALLGQALAPVRDKVVIATKFGSQISRDGTLHAPQSRPDHIRGVVEASLTRLDTDHIDILYQDRFDPQVPIEEVAGTVQALIKEGKVRYFAMANSCPDIIRRAHQVQPLAAVQCEYSLWQRPEPQMLALVAELAIGLVACRPLGQGLLSGLLDQHSHFRRGDVRRDQPRFSRANLQQLAPSLARLHAIAEGHRASCAQVALAWLLARYPALVPVPGSSNPQHLAENLAATRLVLPEAELALLDGLFATEQSLPNEAMMAMA; encoded by the coding sequence ATGCTGCAACGACAATTAGGTCAATTTGGTCCGCAGGTGTCGGCGCTGGGCCTGGGTTGCATGGGGCTGAGCGGCGGTTATGGCCGGCCGGTGAATCATGGCGATGCCCTGCGCCAGCTGCAAAGCGCCGTGGATATGGGGGTCAGTTTCTTTGATACCGCCGAAGCCTATGGCCCTTTTACCAACGAAGCCTTGCTGGGCCAGGCCCTGGCGCCGGTGCGGGACAAGGTGGTGATCGCCACCAAGTTTGGCTCGCAGATCAGCCGTGACGGTACCCTGCACGCGCCGCAAAGCCGGCCCGACCATATCCGGGGCGTGGTAGAGGCCAGCCTGACCCGGCTCGATACCGACCATATCGACATCCTTTATCAGGACAGGTTTGACCCACAAGTGCCCATCGAAGAGGTGGCGGGCACGGTGCAGGCGCTTATCAAGGAAGGCAAGGTGCGTTACTTTGCCATGGCCAACAGCTGCCCTGATATCATTCGCCGTGCTCACCAGGTACAGCCCCTGGCGGCAGTGCAATGTGAGTACTCACTTTGGCAAAGGCCCGAGCCGCAGATGCTGGCACTGGTCGCGGAGCTGGCCATCGGCCTGGTGGCCTGCCGCCCCTTGGGCCAGGGGCTGCTGAGTGGGCTGTTGGACCAGCACAGCCATTTTCGCCGTGGCGATGTGCGCCGCGACCAGCCCCGTTTCAGCCGTGCTAATTTGCAGCAGCTGGCGCCTTCCCTGGCGCGGCTGCACGCCATTGCCGAGGGCCACCGGGCCAGCTGCGCACAAGTGGCGCTGGCCTGGCTGCTGGCCCGCTATCCGGCACTGGTGCCGGTGCCGGGGTCCAGTAACCCCCAGCATCTGGCCGAAAACCTGGCGGCAACCCGCTTGGTGCTTCCCGAGGCAGAACTGGCCTTGCTGGATGGCCTTTTTGCCACTGAACAAAGCCTGCCGAATGAAGCCATGATGGCGATGGCCTAA
- a CDS encoding LysR family transcriptional regulator: MLRENLNDLVAFVTVAREGSFTKAAAQMGVSTSALSHAMRGLEERLGLRLLARSTRSVSPTEAGEKLLLTVAPRLEEIEEQLSAIGDLRGKPTGTIRINASRHAVSQFLWPRLKPLLQNYPEIHIEISAENRFTDIVAERFDMGVRLTESLPKDMIAVPLSGPLRMVAVASPAYLAEHPAPTHPSDLARHNCINIRLPTYGGFYAWEFGKGDEEMAVRVSGQLAFNDSQHALQACLDGYGIAFTSLDMVTPYLERGELVQILDDWCPPFDGYSLYYPNRRQHSTAFSLVLDALRLKD; this comes from the coding sequence ATGCTGCGCGAAAACCTCAACGATCTGGTGGCCTTTGTCACCGTGGCCCGAGAGGGCAGTTTTACCAAGGCGGCGGCGCAGATGGGGGTGTCTACTTCAGCGCTGAGCCACGCCATGCGCGGCTTGGAAGAGCGCCTTGGGCTGCGGCTGCTGGCCCGCAGCACTCGCAGCGTGTCTCCTACCGAAGCTGGCGAGAAGCTACTGCTGACGGTGGCGCCGCGCCTGGAAGAAATCGAAGAACAGCTCTCGGCCATTGGCGACTTGCGCGGCAAACCCACCGGCACCATCCGCATCAACGCATCGCGCCATGCCGTTAGCCAATTTTTATGGCCAAGGCTCAAGCCCTTGTTGCAAAACTACCCTGAGATCCATATCGAGATCTCCGCTGAAAACCGCTTCACCGATATTGTTGCCGAGCGCTTCGACATGGGGGTGCGCCTCACCGAAAGCCTGCCAAAAGACATGATAGCGGTGCCCCTCTCAGGGCCACTGCGCATGGTGGCGGTGGCCAGCCCCGCCTATCTTGCCGAGCACCCGGCGCCGACGCATCCGAGCGATCTTGCCAGGCATAACTGCATCAACATTCGCTTGCCCACTTACGGCGGCTTTTACGCATGGGAGTTTGGTAAAGGGGACGAAGAAATGGCGGTGCGCGTGTCGGGGCAGCTGGCCTTTAACGACAGTCAACATGCACTGCAGGCCTGCCTGGATGGTTATGGTATCGCCTTTACCAGCCTGGATATGGTCACGCCTTACTTGGAGCGAGGCGAGCTGGTGCAGATCCTCGATGACTGGTGCCCGCCTTTTGATGGGTATTCGCTCTACTACCCCAATCGCCGCCAGCACTCCACGGCGTTCAGCCTGGTGCTCGATGCCCTGCGTTTGAAGGATTAA